Proteins encoded together in one Fimbriiglobus ruber window:
- the fae gene encoding formaldehyde-activating enzyme, whose amino-acid sequence MLIGEGLVGEGNEIAHIDLLIGDKTGPVGTAFANALANQSAGHTSLLAVVTPNLVAKPATVMITKVTIKGMKQAVQMFGPAQAAVARAVVDSVADGTIPKTKAEDWVIVCGVFIHPGASDDTKIYQYNYDATKLAIKSAVNGEPKIEEILAKKESKHPFSPK is encoded by the coding sequence ATGTTGATCGGCGAAGGTCTGGTCGGCGAAGGGAACGAAATCGCGCACATCGACCTGCTCATCGGCGACAAGACCGGCCCGGTCGGGACGGCGTTCGCCAACGCCCTGGCCAACCAGTCGGCCGGCCACACCAGCCTGCTGGCCGTCGTCACTCCGAACCTGGTCGCCAAACCGGCCACGGTCATGATCACCAAGGTGACGATCAAGGGCATGAAACAGGCCGTACAGATGTTCGGCCCGGCCCAGGCCGCGGTCGCCCGGGCGGTCGTCGACAGCGTGGCCGACGGAACCATCCCGAAGACCAAGGCCGAAGATTGGGTCATCGTCTGCGGCGTGTTCATCCACCCGGGCGCGTCCGACGACACCAAGATCTACCAGTACAACTACGACGCCACCAAGCTGGCCATCAAGTCCGCCGTCAACGGCGAGCCGAAGATCGAAGAGATCCTCGCCAAGAAGGAAAGCAAGCACCCGTTCAGCCCGAAGTAA
- a CDS encoding PVC-type heme-binding CxxCH protein: protein MPRILLLAVFSLAHAASAFPVVAQTPMAAPPTRPVIKLNGHGFTLPEGFTIELAAAPPVVLRPVAAAFDDAGRLYVTEASGTNDPVQKQLAEKPHRLFRLKDEDGDGRFELSNVFAEKLMLPQGVMTLGGSVYVGNPPVITKLTETAGSGKGDRRETWFDGKTLTGCANDLHGPYRGPDGWIYWTKGAFAKQDYTLPNGKPWSTRASHIFRARPDGTGIEPVMTGGMDNPVDVVFTPSGERIFTTTFFQHPGGGHRDGLIHAVYGGVYGKDHDPVNAHPWTGPDLMPVLTHLGAAAPCGLHRYESSALGADYKDNLFACCFNMHKVTRHVLIPDGATYRTKDEDFLVSDNIDFHPTDVIEDADGSLLVVDTGGWYKLCCPTSQFPKPDVFGAIYRVRKIGAEREADPLGNTIAWDKRGPAELVSLLGAARPVVRRRAVEALGAKGEAAIPELKNTVGKSPSVEARRNALWAAARIPGGAAIAQTALKDTDDSVRQVALHVISLHRDKSAVPGLFDILKTGSAHNKRAAAEALGRLGDKAAVSALLAAIAEPTDRVLRHSLIYALIETGDADGTAAGLKSLSLAVRRAAMIALDQMGRSPGVEAVAKELTAADPETRDVARWIVGRHPEWADALATHFRALLTLDNQKETGDASSDLTLQMARFARAKSIQTLLAERVKDGVLPVQARQAALRACGLAGLKEPPAEWYAAVATAARDENPDLVRTAIELARTLPAPKSPPEGYADALAGGVRNEKLPVEVRFQALALKPGGVGTLDAGVFDQLTAALHRDKPVPVRSAAADVLAKASLTDAQLLALTAHLKTTGPMELDRLLEPFARGTDEKAGLALLEALKNSPLRAGLRIDMLKPRLVKYNEVVHEAAGELYTVLNADVVAQAEKLNTLVAHINKYPGDVRRGQAVFRGTKATCLTCHAVGYIGGNVGPDLTKIGGVRTERDLLEAIVFPSASFVRSYEPVKVTTLDGKVFSGILKKDAPDELVLTISATETVRVARADVDAVTPGTVSVMPSGLDQQLSPQELADLVAFLKACK from the coding sequence ATGCCGCGCATTTTGCTCCTCGCTGTCTTCTCTTTGGCTCATGCCGCAAGCGCGTTCCCGGTTGTAGCCCAAACACCAATGGCTGCGCCGCCAACCCGCCCCGTCATCAAGCTCAACGGCCACGGGTTTACCCTGCCGGAAGGCTTCACGATCGAGTTGGCCGCCGCGCCGCCGGTCGTTCTTCGGCCGGTCGCTGCCGCGTTCGACGACGCGGGCCGGTTGTACGTGACCGAGGCGTCGGGCACGAACGATCCGGTGCAGAAGCAACTGGCCGAAAAGCCGCACCGGCTGTTTCGCCTGAAAGACGAGGACGGGGACGGGCGGTTCGAGTTGAGTAACGTGTTCGCCGAAAAGCTCATGCTCCCGCAAGGCGTGATGACCCTCGGCGGCTCGGTCTACGTGGGCAACCCGCCTGTCATCACAAAGTTGACCGAGACCGCCGGCAGCGGTAAGGGCGACCGCCGGGAGACCTGGTTCGACGGGAAGACCCTCACCGGCTGCGCGAACGACTTGCACGGCCCCTACCGCGGCCCCGACGGTTGGATCTACTGGACTAAAGGGGCTTTCGCAAAACAAGATTACACGCTGCCGAACGGCAAGCCCTGGTCGACCCGCGCCTCGCACATCTTTCGCGCGCGGCCGGACGGCACCGGGATCGAGCCGGTTATGACCGGCGGCATGGACAACCCGGTCGACGTGGTCTTCACACCCTCCGGCGAACGCATCTTCACGACGACCTTCTTCCAGCACCCCGGCGGCGGTCATCGGGACGGCCTGATCCATGCCGTTTACGGCGGCGTGTACGGGAAAGATCACGACCCGGTCAACGCGCACCCGTGGACGGGCCCGGATCTGATGCCGGTCCTCACCCATCTCGGGGCCGCCGCACCCTGCGGGCTCCACCGGTACGAGTCGTCCGCACTCGGGGCTGATTACAAGGACAACCTGTTCGCGTGTTGCTTCAACATGCACAAGGTCACCCGGCACGTGTTGATCCCGGACGGAGCCACGTACCGCACCAAAGACGAAGACTTCCTCGTCTCGGACAACATCGACTTCCACCCGACGGACGTGATCGAAGACGCGGACGGGTCGCTGTTGGTCGTGGACACCGGCGGGTGGTACAAGCTCTGTTGCCCCACTTCTCAGTTCCCCAAACCCGACGTGTTTGGGGCGATCTACCGTGTGCGGAAAATCGGGGCGGAACGCGAGGCCGATCCGCTGGGAAATACGATCGCCTGGGACAAACGCGGTCCCGCAGAACTCGTGTCGCTTCTGGGCGCCGCCCGTCCGGTCGTTCGCCGTCGGGCGGTCGAGGCATTGGGCGCGAAAGGGGAGGCCGCAATCCCCGAGTTGAAGAACACCGTGGGCAAATCGCCCTCGGTCGAAGCTCGCCGGAACGCCCTCTGGGCCGCGGCGCGAATACCGGGCGGCGCGGCCATCGCGCAGACGGCTCTGAAGGATACGGACGACTCGGTTCGCCAGGTGGCACTGCACGTCATCAGCCTGCACCGCGACAAGTCCGCAGTCCCCGGCCTTTTCGACATCCTCAAGACCGGCTCCGCGCACAACAAGCGGGCCGCCGCCGAAGCATTGGGGCGGCTCGGCGACAAGGCAGCAGTATCTGCCCTGCTCGCGGCGATAGCAGAACCCACCGACCGCGTCTTACGGCACTCCTTGATCTACGCACTGATCGAGACCGGCGACGCGGACGGCACGGCCGCGGGGCTGAAATCCCTGTCGCTCGCGGTTCGACGTGCGGCGATGATCGCACTCGACCAGATGGGGCGATCGCCCGGCGTCGAAGCCGTCGCCAAGGAATTGACGGCCGCCGACCCTGAAACCCGGGACGTCGCCCGTTGGATCGTCGGCCGACACCCGGAATGGGCGGACGCGCTGGCCACGCATTTCCGGGCTCTGTTGACCCTCGACAACCAGAAAGAAACGGGCGATGCCAGTTCGGACCTCACGCTCCAGATGGCTCGATTTGCGAGAGCCAAGTCCATTCAGACTCTTTTGGCCGAGCGAGTCAAGGATGGCGTGTTGCCCGTTCAAGCCCGCCAAGCTGCGCTGCGGGCGTGCGGACTCGCCGGGTTGAAGGAACCGCCAGCCGAGTGGTATGCCGCGGTTGCGACCGCGGCCCGCGACGAAAATCCAGACCTCGTCCGCACGGCGATCGAACTGGCTCGGACTTTACCCGCGCCAAAATCGCCGCCCGAAGGGTATGCGGACGCGCTCGCCGGGGGCGTCCGGAACGAAAAGTTGCCGGTCGAAGTGCGCTTCCAGGCGCTCGCCCTCAAGCCCGGGGGCGTCGGTACGCTCGACGCCGGGGTGTTCGACCAACTGACGGCGGCCCTTCACCGGGATAAGCCAGTGCCCGTTCGCTCGGCCGCGGCGGACGTTCTCGCCAAGGCGTCGCTGACAGACGCGCAGCTTCTCGCGCTGACGGCTCACCTGAAAACGACCGGCCCGATGGAACTCGACCGCCTCCTCGAACCGTTCGCGCGGGGTACGGACGAGAAAGCCGGACTGGCACTACTCGAAGCGCTCAAGAATTCCCCGCTCCGCGCTGGTCTTCGGATCGACATGCTGAAGCCACGATTGGTGAAGTACAACGAGGTCGTTCACGAGGCCGCGGGCGAACTTTACACCGTTTTGAACGCCGACGTGGTTGCACAGGCGGAAAAACTCAACACGCTGGTGGCCCACATCAATAAATACCCCGGCGACGTGCGCCGCGGACAGGCGGTCTTTCGGGGAACCAAGGCGACTTGCCTGACCTGCCACGCCGTGGGCTACATCGGCGGGAACGTCGGCCCGGACCTGACGAAGATCGGTGGCGTGCGGACCGAGCGAGATCTACTGGAAGCGATCGTCTTTCCGAGCGCGAGCTTCGTGCGGAGTTATGAGCCCGTGAAAGTCACTACGCTCGACGGCAAAGTCTTTAGCGGGATTTTGAAAAAGGACGCCCCGGACGAACTGGTGCTGACGATCAGCGCGACCGAGACCGTGCGGGTGGCGCGGGCCGATGTCGATGCCGTCACGCCCGGGACGGTGTCGGTCATGCCGAGCGGCCTGGATCAGCAACTCTCGCCGCAGGAACTGGCCGACCTCGTCGCGTTTTTGAAAGCGTGCAAGTAG
- a CDS encoding addiction module protein has product MTEAVEQLKSQARVLSTSERAELAYFLLSSLEPDKGEGIGEAWRAEIAGRVAEIRNGSAVGRPAEEVLAELRERYP; this is encoded by the coding sequence ATGACCGAAGCCGTTGAACAACTGAAATCCCAGGCTCGCGTACTTTCCACGTCCGAGCGCGCGGAATTGGCCTACTTTCTGCTCTCATCACTGGAACCCGATAAGGGGGAAGGGATTGGAGAGGCTTGGCGGGCTGAGATCGCCGGCCGAGTGGCCGAGATCCGTAATGGGTCGGCTGTCGGTCGGCCGGCGGAGGAAGTGCTGGCTGAACTACGGGAGCGTTACCCGTGA
- a CDS encoding IS66 family transposase: MLTENHAAFHAEKDALLPTALQVFTCLNVDDSGAPHQGRYGSCLCICNEFFTSFHSSDTKERSKFLDVLRCGRIDYVLNEHAWAYLTRQGLPAKIWPLLQAEVSTGDVGERPFVTRTFADVSAWNQHLDGLGIDNAKHRQTMTEAALLGSAIAHGLSPNLGLVSDGSAIYALFVHGLCWIHQERNLAKLTPCGREQCQAMEEVLTAVWQLYADLKAYRLAPTPSQAELLRARFDAIVGRTTIWPELNAALQRMAGKKADLLRVLDRPDLPLHTNTAERDFRDWATKRKISAGTRGELGKRCRDTFLSLKSTCKKLGVRFTSYLQDRILKAGELLPLSELVRQRAAGSATI, from the coding sequence ATGTTGACCGAGAATCACGCGGCGTTTCACGCAGAGAAGGACGCCTTGTTGCCGACGGCCTTGCAGGTTTTCACCTGCCTGAACGTGGACGATTCGGGGGCTCCCCACCAGGGACGTTACGGTTCGTGTCTGTGCATTTGCAATGAATTCTTCACGTCCTTCCACAGCAGCGACACGAAAGAGCGGAGCAAATTCCTGGATGTGCTGCGTTGCGGTCGGATCGATTATGTGCTGAACGAGCATGCCTGGGCCTACCTGACGCGACAGGGGTTGCCTGCCAAAATCTGGCCGTTGTTGCAAGCCGAGGTGTCGACCGGCGACGTGGGGGAGCGTCCGTTCGTGACACGGACGTTCGCGGATGTGTCGGCCTGGAATCAGCATTTGGATGGCCTGGGAATCGACAACGCGAAGCATCGTCAAACGATGACGGAGGCGGCGTTGCTGGGCAGCGCGATTGCTCACGGCCTATCGCCGAACTTGGGCCTCGTCAGCGATGGCTCGGCGATTTATGCCCTGTTCGTTCATGGCTTGTGCTGGATTCACCAGGAACGCAATCTGGCCAAGTTGACGCCGTGTGGCCGTGAGCAATGTCAAGCGATGGAAGAGGTGTTGACGGCGGTCTGGCAACTGTACGCCGACTTGAAGGCGTATCGTTTGGCGCCGACGCCGAGCCAGGCCGAGTTGCTGCGAGCGCGTTTCGATGCCATCGTCGGCCGCACGACCATCTGGCCGGAGTTGAACGCGGCGTTGCAGCGTATGGCGGGCAAGAAAGCGGACTTGTTACGGGTTCTGGATCGTCCGGACCTGCCGCTGCACACCAACACGGCCGAGCGTGATTTTCGGGACTGGGCGACGAAGCGGAAGATCAGTGCCGGCACGCGTGGCGAGTTGGGCAAGCGTTGCCGGGATACGTTTTTGAGTTTGAAGTCGACGTGCAAGAAGCTGGGAGTTCGCTTTACGTCCTACCTTCAGGATCGAATCCTGAAGGCGGGAGAGTTACTTCCTTTATCGGAGTTGGTCCGCCAGAGAGCGGCCGGTTCCGCAACGATATAG
- the smpB gene encoding SsrA-binding protein SmpB yields the protein MAKTVKKSGDEPEEITICRNRRALHEYEISDRIECGIVLVGTEVKSLRDGHANLEDAYAKIERDEVWLVGCEIPEYLFGNRLNHAPKRQRKLLMRRAEIGKFAAKADERGFTLIPLRMYFKNGIAKVEIAIGRGKQNYDKRQTLKKADAKREIDRAMAQRRKQ from the coding sequence ATGGCGAAGACAGTAAAGAAGAGCGGCGACGAGCCGGAAGAAATCACCATCTGCCGGAACCGGCGGGCGCTGCACGAGTACGAAATCTCAGACCGGATCGAGTGCGGCATTGTCCTCGTAGGCACCGAGGTCAAGAGCCTGCGGGACGGGCACGCGAACCTCGAAGACGCCTACGCCAAGATCGAGCGCGACGAAGTCTGGCTCGTCGGCTGCGAGATCCCCGAATACCTGTTCGGCAACCGGCTCAACCACGCCCCGAAGCGGCAGCGCAAGTTGCTCATGCGGCGGGCCGAGATCGGCAAGTTCGCGGCGAAGGCGGACGAGCGCGGATTCACCCTGATCCCGCTGCGGATGTATTTCAAGAACGGCATCGCCAAAGTCGAGATCGCGATCGGCCGCGGGAAGCAGAACTACGACAAGCGGCAAACGCTCAAGAAAGCCGACGCGAAACGGGAAATCGACCGGGCGATGGCCCAGCGGAGAAAGCAGTAA
- a CDS encoding glycosyltransferase family 4 protein, protein MKVVALVESEDHVCCRYRVAAFRPFLERAGYDLVIHALPKSLARRVPIYRVARAADAVIVQRKLLRGLEVALLRRWTKTLIFDYDDAVWLRDSYSPKGFDSLKRSARFWAVARVADAVFAGNDYLAEYARRYAPADRVAVIPTCVDPAAYPVADGNSTDPVRLVWVGSASTLKGLDRFRDTLEQVGRAVPGVRLKLICDKFLEFDHLPVDCVQWAETTEAGEIAAADIGIGWVPDDPWSRGKCGLKILQYQAAGLPVIANPVGVQAAFVRDGVTGFQAETPEQWVAAVRTLAGDAALRRALGAAGRRQIEEQYSVAAGARLWVEQLDRLCRPTAVNTPG, encoded by the coding sequence GTGAAGGTTGTCGCGCTGGTCGAGTCCGAGGATCACGTCTGCTGCCGGTATCGGGTGGCGGCGTTCCGGCCGTTCCTCGAACGCGCCGGGTACGACCTCGTCATCCACGCCCTGCCCAAGTCACTGGCCAGGCGCGTCCCGATCTATCGGGTGGCGCGGGCTGCCGATGCCGTGATCGTTCAGCGTAAGTTGCTCCGCGGGCTCGAAGTCGCCCTCCTACGGCGGTGGACCAAAACGCTGATCTTCGATTACGACGACGCGGTTTGGCTCCGCGACTCGTACTCGCCCAAGGGGTTCGACAGCCTGAAACGGTCGGCGCGGTTCTGGGCGGTCGCCCGAGTCGCGGACGCCGTCTTCGCCGGTAACGATTACCTGGCAGAGTACGCTAGGCGATACGCGCCGGCAGATCGCGTGGCCGTGATCCCGACATGCGTCGACCCGGCGGCGTATCCAGTCGCAGATGGGAATTCGACCGACCCGGTCCGCCTCGTCTGGGTCGGCTCGGCGAGTACGCTCAAGGGACTCGACCGCTTCCGGGACACACTGGAGCAGGTGGGCCGGGCGGTGCCGGGTGTTCGACTCAAGTTGATTTGCGACAAGTTCCTCGAATTCGACCACTTGCCCGTCGATTGCGTCCAGTGGGCAGAAACGACGGAAGCCGGCGAGATCGCGGCCGCCGACATCGGCATCGGCTGGGTGCCGGACGACCCCTGGAGCCGTGGCAAGTGCGGGCTCAAAATCCTCCAGTATCAGGCCGCCGGACTGCCGGTGATCGCGAACCCGGTCGGCGTGCAGGCCGCGTTCGTTCGCGACGGCGTAACCGGCTTTCAGGCCGAAACGCCCGAACAATGGGTGGCTGCAGTTCGCACACTGGCGGGTGACGCGGCTCTCCGTCGAGCACTCGGCGCGGCTGGCCGGCGGCAGATTGAAGAACAGTACAGCGTGGCAGCCGGCGCGCGGTTGTGGGTCGAGCAACTCGACCGCCTCTGCCGGCCGACCGCTGTAAACACGCCCGGTTGA
- a CDS encoding 3-keto-disaccharide hydrolase, whose protein sequence is MRHLPAALMGLVLAACPASPVVAAEPDGWTDLLKSGKDSPWKSVDKNWIFTDSVSLAPAKPDAPAKTPRTKLLAAAPVEGGGVWVNGGGRVPDLITKQSFGDCEVHVEFLIAEKSNSGIKFHAVYEIQILDSYGKKTELSGDDCGGIYPRAELKPNYHHIDKGTPPKVNAAKPAGEWQTLDVVWQSPRFDDKGEKTANAKVVKAILNGQVIHEDQELKTPTGNNYTKKETPTGPFMLQADHGPVAFRNVKIKVK, encoded by the coding sequence ATGCGCCACCTGCCTGCCGCCCTCATGGGCCTCGTCCTGGCCGCCTGTCCCGCCTCTCCCGTTGTTGCCGCGGAGCCGGACGGCTGGACCGACCTGTTGAAATCCGGCAAAGATTCCCCGTGGAAGAGTGTCGACAAGAACTGGATCTTCACCGATTCCGTGAGCCTGGCCCCGGCCAAGCCGGACGCGCCGGCCAAGACGCCTCGCACCAAGTTGCTCGCGGCCGCGCCCGTCGAGGGCGGCGGCGTGTGGGTCAACGGCGGTGGCCGTGTGCCCGACCTGATTACCAAGCAGTCGTTCGGCGACTGCGAAGTTCACGTCGAGTTCCTGATCGCGGAAAAGTCGAATTCGGGGATCAAGTTCCACGCCGTGTACGAAATCCAGATCCTGGACAGTTACGGCAAAAAGACCGAACTGAGCGGCGACGACTGCGGCGGCATTTACCCCCGCGCCGAGCTGAAGCCGAACTACCACCACATCGACAAAGGCACCCCGCCGAAAGTGAACGCCGCGAAGCCCGCCGGGGAATGGCAAACGCTCGACGTGGTCTGGCAATCCCCCCGCTTCGATGACAAGGGCGAGAAAACGGCGAACGCCAAGGTCGTGAAAGCCATTCTTAACGGCCAGGTGATCCACGAAGACCAGGAACTGAAAACCCCCACCGGCAACAACTACACCAAGAAAGAAACGCCGACCGGCCCGTTCATGCTCCAGGCCGACCACGGTCCGGTCGCCTTCCGCAACGTGAAGATCAAAGTAAAGTAG
- a CDS encoding DNA polymerase ligase N-terminal domain-containing protein, with product MPRFALLEHDWPARHWDLLLEDGDVLRAWRLLAEPDPGKTVPAEANADHRLLYLDYEGPVSGNRGSVTCWDGGTYSGTLDTGDGWEVRLSGSRFRGIARLTHAGGGWVVVFS from the coding sequence GTGCCCCGGTTCGCCTTGCTCGAACACGACTGGCCCGCCCGCCACTGGGACTTGCTCCTGGAAGATGGCGACGTCCTCCGGGCCTGGCGGCTCCTCGCCGAGCCCGACCCGGGAAAAACGGTGCCCGCCGAGGCGAACGCCGATCACCGACTGCTCTACCTCGACTACGAGGGCCCCGTCTCCGGGAACAGGGGTAGTGTCACCTGCTGGGACGGCGGCACCTATTCGGGCACGCTCGACACCGGGGACGGGTGGGAAGTTCGTTTGTCCGGGTCGCGGTTCCGGGGAATCGCCCGGCTAACCCACGCCGGCGGAGGCTGGGTCGTGGTTTTTTCTTGA
- a CDS encoding glycoside hydrolase family 32 protein → MRRLSALLFGLFLAPALTAADRPDVMIADFEGADYGDWKTTGDAFGTGPARGTLPQQMPVSGFLGKGLVNSYLGGDKSTGTLTSSSFKIERPFINFLIGGGKDQEKLQINLRVDGKVVRTATGPNDRPGGTEALDWHSWDVKDLIGQSASIEIVDRATGGWGHINIDHIIQSDRKRATADVSREFVIEKRYLNLPVKTDAPKRRVKFLVDDETVREFDIEFADGEPEFFAFADVSAFRGKKLRVEAKLPDGGAALDHITQSDEIAAPKLYAETHRPQFHFTARRGWLNDPNGLVYAGGEYHLFFQHNPYGKNWGNMHWGHAVSKDLVHWQELPVALYPKRYDDWAFSGSAVVDHKNTSGFGAGGKAPLVAAYTSTGRGECIAYSTDRGRTWKEYDGNPVVKHAGRDPKLVWYEPGQKWVMAVYDEHAGKQWIAFHTSSDLKKWEFQSRIEGYFECPDLFSLPVDGKAGAEKWVLYAADGKYAIGTFDGKTFTPDGPGKQQLWHGNFYAAQSYSNAPDGRRIQIGWGNGISFPDMPFNQQMTVPVQLTLRTTADGLRMFAEPVGEVDKLMGEKEVWTDSTLKPGDNPLRKVAGDLIEIRGEFVAEGADVFGFDVRGCVVSYDAKAKTLTCNKVAVPLAPVDGKIRLRVLLDRGSVEVFGNDGRVALSAAYVAPPAKTSLAAFARGVPVRAPMISVSEIRSAWDK, encoded by the coding sequence ATGCGACGCCTCTCCGCACTCTTGTTCGGCTTATTTCTCGCGCCCGCGCTCACCGCGGCTGACCGGCCGGACGTCATGATCGCCGACTTCGAGGGCGCCGATTACGGCGACTGGAAGACCACTGGCGACGCCTTCGGCACCGGCCCCGCGCGGGGCACGTTGCCGCAACAAATGCCCGTGAGCGGGTTCCTCGGCAAGGGACTCGTCAACAGCTACCTCGGCGGCGACAAGTCCACCGGCACGCTCACGTCGTCGTCGTTCAAAATCGAGCGGCCGTTCATCAACTTCCTGATCGGCGGCGGCAAAGACCAGGAAAAGCTGCAAATCAACCTGCGCGTCGACGGGAAGGTCGTGCGGACCGCCACCGGGCCGAACGACCGGCCTGGAGGGACCGAAGCCCTCGACTGGCACTCGTGGGATGTCAAAGACCTGATCGGGCAATCGGCTTCCATCGAAATCGTCGACCGGGCGACCGGCGGGTGGGGCCACATCAACATCGACCACATCATTCAGAGCGACAGGAAGCGGGCGACGGCGGACGTTTCCCGCGAGTTCGTCATTGAAAAGCGATACCTCAACCTGCCGGTGAAAACCGACGCCCCCAAGCGGCGGGTCAAGTTCCTGGTCGACGACGAGACCGTCCGCGAGTTCGACATCGAATTCGCGGACGGTGAACCGGAATTCTTTGCCTTTGCGGACGTGTCCGCGTTCCGCGGAAAGAAACTCCGGGTCGAAGCCAAGTTGCCCGATGGCGGAGCCGCACTCGACCACATCACCCAGTCGGACGAAATCGCCGCGCCCAAGTTGTACGCCGAAACGCACCGCCCTCAATTCCACTTCACGGCCCGCCGCGGGTGGCTAAACGACCCGAACGGGCTGGTCTACGCCGGCGGGGAATACCACCTGTTCTTCCAGCACAACCCCTACGGCAAAAACTGGGGGAACATGCACTGGGGCCACGCCGTCAGCAAAGACCTCGTTCACTGGCAGGAACTACCGGTCGCCCTTTACCCGAAGCGGTACGACGACTGGGCTTTTTCCGGTAGCGCGGTCGTCGACCATAAGAACACGTCCGGGTTCGGGGCGGGCGGGAAAGCCCCTCTGGTCGCCGCGTACACGAGTACCGGCCGGGGCGAGTGCATCGCTTACAGCACCGACCGCGGCCGGACGTGGAAGGAGTACGACGGAAACCCGGTGGTGAAACACGCCGGCCGGGACCCGAAACTCGTCTGGTACGAGCCCGGTCAGAAGTGGGTCATGGCCGTTTACGACGAGCACGCCGGCAAGCAGTGGATCGCGTTCCACACGTCGTCGGACTTAAAGAAGTGGGAATTCCAGAGCCGCATCGAGGGGTACTTCGAGTGCCCGGACCTGTTTTCCCTGCCGGTCGACGGCAAGGCGGGAGCCGAGAAGTGGGTACTCTACGCTGCCGACGGGAAGTACGCGATCGGCACGTTCGACGGCAAAACCTTCACCCCGGATGGCCCGGGTAAGCAACAACTCTGGCACGGCAACTTCTACGCCGCCCAGTCCTATAGCAACGCCCCGGACGGGCGGCGTATCCAGATCGGCTGGGGCAATGGGATCTCGTTCCCGGACATGCCGTTTAACCAACAGATGACGGTGCCGGTGCAACTGACCCTACGCACGACCGCGGACGGTTTGCGGATGTTCGCGGAGCCGGTCGGAGAAGTTGACAAGCTAATGGGCGAGAAGGAGGTGTGGACCGACTCGACGCTCAAGCCCGGCGATAACCCGCTCCGGAAAGTTGCTGGTGATTTGATTGAAATTCGTGGCGAATTCGTGGCGGAAGGGGCGGACGTGTTCGGGTTCGACGTCCGCGGGTGTGTGGTGAGTTACGACGCGAAGGCAAAGACTCTGACGTGCAACAAGGTGGCTGTTCCACTCGCCCCGGTGGACGGGAAAATTCGGCTCCGTGTGCTTCTGGATCGCGGGTCTGTGGAAGTGTTCGGCAACGACGGCCGGGTCGCCCTCTCGGCCGCTTACGTTGCCCCACCGGCGAAGACCAGTCTCGCGGCGTTCGCACGGGGCGTTCCGGTTCGCGCCCCGATGATCTCGGTGAGCGAAATCCGGTCGGCGTGGGATAAATAG
- a CDS encoding NADP-dependent methylenetetrahydromethanopterin/methylenetetrahydrofolate dehydrogenase, whose product MDTKPTILVQLDTDALPSSFDRVVAVDAGVQHLFSYGGVTPAAVMPLVHGCIFTRGPQDLKRTAVFVGGSDVAAGEAVLAEVKKHLIPSYGLTVSVMLDSNGANTTAAAAVRAAGRHANLNVANSLVLGGTGPVGQRVARLLAKHGGHVRIGSRQKERAEGVCAAIRAAIPGANVEAVAVASSSDGPKALEGRELVIAAGAPGAVLLPKKIRDTCRTLRVAIDLNGVPPTGIEGVDLGDKAKDRDGVICYGALGVGGTKMRIHKAAITELFARNNAVLDVEEIYQIALQVQ is encoded by the coding sequence ATGGACACCAAGCCCACCATCCTGGTCCAGCTCGACACCGACGCGCTCCCGAGTTCGTTCGATCGGGTGGTAGCCGTCGACGCGGGGGTCCAGCACCTGTTCAGTTACGGCGGCGTCACCCCGGCCGCCGTCATGCCGCTCGTCCACGGGTGCATCTTCACCCGCGGGCCGCAAGACTTGAAGCGGACGGCCGTGTTCGTCGGCGGGTCGGACGTCGCCGCGGGGGAGGCGGTTCTCGCCGAGGTCAAGAAGCATCTCATCCCGAGCTACGGGCTGACCGTGTCCGTCATGCTCGACTCGAACGGGGCGAACACGACGGCCGCCGCCGCCGTCCGGGCGGCCGGGCGGCACGCGAACCTGAACGTCGCCAATTCACTCGTCCTGGGCGGCACCGGGCCGGTCGGCCAGCGGGTCGCCCGACTGCTGGCCAAGCACGGCGGCCACGTCCGCATCGGGAGCCGACAGAAGGAGCGGGCCGAAGGCGTGTGTGCGGCCATCCGGGCGGCCATCCCGGGGGCGAACGTCGAAGCGGTTGCGGTCGCGTCGTCGTCGGACGGCCCGAAAGCCCTGGAGGGGCGGGAGTTGGTCATCGCGGCCGGCGCGCCCGGGGCGGTGTTGCTGCCGAAGAAGATTCGCGACACCTGCCGGACGCTCCGCGTGGCGATCGACCTGAACGGAGTCCCCCCGACCGGCATCGAGGGCGTCGACTTGGGCGACAAGGCCAAGGACCGGGACGGCGTGATTTGCTACGGTGCGCTCGGCGTGGGCGGCACCAAAATGCGGATTCACAAAGCGGCCATTACCGAACTGTTCGCACGAAACAACGCGGTGTTGGACGTAGAAGAGATTTACCAGATCGCCCTACAAGTACAGTGA